The bacterium genome includes a window with the following:
- a CDS encoding dehypoxanthine futalosine cyclase, which yields MTTATSAFYGALEKGAAGERLSFEEGCALLEGRDLAALSAAADEVRQRKHPEGIVTYVVDRNINYTNVCDVYCTFCAFYRPPGGHPESYIRTRDEIAEKIDALYAVGGKQ from the coding sequence ATGACCACGGCCACATCGGCATTTTATGGCGCGCTGGAAAAGGGCGCGGCGGGGGAGCGGCTCTCCTTTGAGGAGGGGTGCGCGCTCCTCGAGGGGCGGGACCTGGCGGCGCTCTCGGCGGCGGCGGATGAGGTGCGCCAGCGCAAGCACCCGGAGGGGATCGTCACCTACGTCGTGGACCGGAACATCAACTACACGAACGTCTGCGATGTCTATTGCACGTTCTGCGCGTTCTACCGCCCGCCGGGCGGGCACCCGGAATCCTATATCCGCACGCGGGATGAGATCGCGGAGAAGATTGACGCGCTCTACGCCGTGGGGGGGAAGCAGG